A stretch of Henckelia pumila isolate YLH828 chromosome 4, ASM3356847v2, whole genome shotgun sequence DNA encodes these proteins:
- the LOC140863930 gene encoding uncharacterized protein → MAPSSSPHSLSPPRKLLRTDPKPATDQPAAPLNSASSSSTTTFPPPEKRTRDQPNLSDCHCCGRRINHTNPKDRLQPLDSIWRIVLLCRKCRKKLNSGQTCPYCFKETEHSGNLFTCCVCHRNIHKDCAGEYRNCAPFCYSGVDLGFRVCVDCWVPDSLKNSIRTSGRSDDIDATKHNSEAKDSSEKTLKDATLHLEKVKMAGTDKVQALKKATAAKNTANNAKHILDFGSKKDRDEQKDASSDSNGKIKVVDDAELAFRLHRAMNSSPRILRDKCQVNSCSDDLENGNLNGLSCNRLAAEGVQSEDQSANSAEIERNYLTDKKRLYSDANELAVGPFMYKREKKRKTWQEIRSTLPEQTQVRLQLKDSGTGRPIKWNGDIWEILICVSSEQSGPCVNINRFGQDLVVYKRTRFRQKTCEGNGMVDSFHNRRATFESQNHQSDDRTHDLPVESGTVYVARCNTEENLPQTVDTTHELPLVESGTVCVASCNTEANLPIGNCNAENDRYYLKYTRTNRGFKCGDKVSLPDGSCNAESDRYFVKYSRRIKCTKSGLAGQVSDTFLSTKQACASCLIDLQAGYSEKCDGELRLPRGGNDEEPDRYFFKYVKRTKGSHTGSVVEANMHSDTELRTISLHQ, encoded by the coding sequence ATGGCACCCTCGTCTTCTCCTCATTCTCTTTCCCCTCCGCGGAAGCTTCTCAGAACCGATCCCAAGCCCGCAACCGACCAGCCCGCCGCTCCTCTCAACTCCgcttcgtcttcctcaaccaccACCTTTCCGCCGCCCGAGAAGAGGACCAGAGACCAGCCCAATTTATCCGATTGCCATTGCTGTGGCCGCCGAATCAACCACACGAATCCCAAGGATCGACTGCAACCCTTGGACAGCATTTGGCGCATCGTCCTCCTTTGCAGGAAATGCCGCAAGAAGCTCAATTCCGGTCAAACCTGCCCTTATTGCTTCAAAGAAACGGAGCATTCAGGTAATCTTTTCACATGTTGTGTGTGTCACCGTAATATTCATAAAGATTGTGCTGGGGAGTACAGGAATTGCGCGCCGTTTTGCTATTCGGGCGTAGATTTGGGGTTTAGGGTTTGCGTGGATTGTTGGGTTCCGGATTCACTTAAGAATTCGATTAGGACTTCTGGGAGGAGCGATGATATAGACGCAACCAAACACAATAGTGAAGCTAAGGATTCCTCCGAGAAGACCTTGAAGGATGCTACCCTTCACCTTGAGAAGGTGAAGATGGCGGGGACTGACAAAGTTCAGGCATTGAAGAAGGCCACAGCCGCCAAGAATACTGCAAATAATGCGAAGCACATTTTGGATTTTGGGAGTAAGAAAGATAGGGACGAGCAGAAGGATGCAAGTTCCGATAGCAATGGAAAAATTAAGGTTGTCGATGATGCGGAGTTGGCTTTTAGATTGCATAGAGCAATGAATAGTTCTCCGAGGATATTGAGGGATAAGTGCCAGGTGAATTCATGTTCAGATGACTTGGAAAATGGTAATTTGAATGGTTTATCGTGTAATAGATTAGCTGCAGAGGGAGTTCAAAGTGAAGACCAGAGTGCTAATAGTgcagagattgaaaggaattatTTGACTGACAAGAAGAGGTTGTATTCTGATGCTAATGAATTAGCGGTAGGGCCATTCATGTACAAACGGGAGAAAAAGAGGAAGACATGGCAGGAAATTAGGTCTACCCTGCCCGAACAGACGCAGGTCAGGTTACAGCTGAAGGATTCTGGGACTGGAAGGCCTATCAAGTGGAATGGTGATATTTGGGAGATTTTAATTTGTGTTAGTTCTGAGCAAAGTGGTCCTTGTGTCAATATAAATAGATTTGGACAAGATCTGGTAGTTTACAAGCGAACTAGATTCAGGCAGAAAACATGCGAAGGAAATGGCATGGTAGACTCCTTTCACAATCGGAGAGCTACATTTGAATCTCAGAATCATCAATCAGATGATAGAACACATGATTTGCCGGTTGAGTCAGGGACTGTTTATGTAGCCAGGTGCAATACGGAGGAAAATTTGCCACAAACAGTTGATACAACACATGAGTTACCTTTGGTTGAGTCAGGAACTGTTTGTGTAGCCAGTTGCAATACTGAGGCAAATTTGCCAATTGGAAATTGCAATGCTGAGAATGACCGCTATTATCTGAAGTATACTAGGACTAATCGTGGTTTCAAGTGTGGTGATAAGGTAAGTTTGCCAGACGGGAGTTGCAATGCGGAGAGTGACCGCTACTTTGTGAAGTACAGCAGGAGGATAAAATGTACTAAATCTGGTTTGGCTGGACAGGTTTCTGATACTTTTCTGAGTACAAAACAGGCTTGTGCATCTTGCTTAATTGACTTGCAGGCTGGGTATTCTGAAAAATGTGATGGCGAGTTACGTTTGCCACGTGGCGGCAATGATGAAGAACCTGACCGGTATTTTTTTAAGTATGTCAAGAGGACGAAAGGCTCCCACACTGGCTCAGTTGTTGAAGCTAATATGCATTCTGATACAGAATTGAGGACAATCAGCCTTCATCAGTGA
- the LOC140861256 gene encoding cyclin-dependent kinase F-4-like, with translation MDRFSIIKELGSGSYGTISKAVCMQSGEVVAIKKLKTRYRSWESCMNLREVKTLRAMNHSSIIKLKEVIMEHGELHFVFEYMECDLFQVMKNRRNVPFSEAEVRMWCFQIFEGLAHMHNRGYFHRDLKPENLLASNDDIKIADLGMAREVDSHPLFTDHVTTRWYRAPEILLGSPIYGPPVDMWAMSAIMAELFILRPLFPGSSGADEIHKISCVIGSPTKSEWPEGLELAKAMNYKLLVSIFATLMPGISEDAIDLITSLCSWNPSKRPTAIETLRHPFFQSCYHVQPSLNYKDALQSSPHPGTWHLAIKDRSIMA, from the exons ATGGATAGATTCAGT ATAATCAAAGAACTTGGCAGCGGTTCATATGGAACTATTTCGAAGGCTGTTTGTATGCAATCTGGTGAAGT GGTTGCTATCAAAAAACTGAAAACAAGATATCGCTCGTGGGAATCGTGCATGAACCTCCGAGAAGTCAAG ACGCTGCGAGCGATGAACCATTCAAgtataataaaactcaaagaagTTATTATGGAACACGGTGAATTGCACTTTGTTTTCGAATACATG GAATGCGATCTATTCCAAGTAATGAAGAACCGCAGAAACGTACCATTTTCCGAAGCTGAAGTGAGGATGTGGTGCTTCCAAATATTTGAAGGCCTTGCACATATGCATAATCGTGGCTACTTCCATCGTGACCTCAAGCCAG AAAATTTGTTGGCGTCAAATGATGACATTAAAATTGCTGATCTTGGGATGGCTAGGGAGGTTGATTCACATCCTTTATTCACAGATCATGTCACCACACGATG GTATCGAGCCCCTGAAATTCTGCTTGGTTCTCCAATTTATGGTCCACCAGTTG ACATGTGGGCTATGAGTGCTATAATGGCGGAACTGTTTATTCTTCGCCCACTTTTTCCGGGCTCAAG tgGAGCAgatgaaattcataaaataagcTGTGTAATTGGGAGTCCGACCAAGAGTGAATGGCCTGAGGGCCTTGAACTAGCTAAAGCAATGAATTACAA GTTGCTGGTGTCCATCTTTGCGACATTGATGCCAGGCATTAGCGAGGACGCGATCGATCTTATTACA TCCCTTTGTTCGTGGAATCCATCCAAGAGGCCCACAGCAATAGAGACCCTTAGGCACCCCTTCTTTCAG AGTTGCTACCACGTCCAGCCATCTTTAAACTATAAAGATGCTCTTCAAAGTTCACCTCATCCCGGAACTTGGCATTTGGCCATTAAAGACCGCTCTATCATGGCCTAG
- the LOC140867405 gene encoding uncharacterized protein: MGACASVPKAMRREIAAEPPSEQPTEETPVPTESAEAEDAKTEEEKEVVENVDQTHQSLGTLLVEEEAPKEPEGTSQATTVPENEIEEEESSPEPLPVTGPVAEASSEKEEKSTKATA, encoded by the exons ATGGGTGCTTGTGCTAGTGTGCCGAAGGCCATGAGGCGTGAAATCGCCGCCGAACCACCGTCGGAACAGCCGACGGAGGAGACGCCAGTCCCCACGGAGTCGGCGGAAGCGGAGGATGCCAAGACAGAGGAAGAGAAGGAGGTCGTGGAAAACGTCGATCAGACCCACCAGTCTCTCGGAACGTTGCTCGTTGAG gaggaagctccaaaggaaCCCGAGGGGACCTCCCAAGCCACAACAGTACCAGAGAACGAGATTGAGGAAGAAGAATCAAGTCCCGAACCACTTCCCGTCACCGGTCCAGTCGCGGAAGCCTCCTCCGAAAAGGAGGAGAAATCCACCAAAGCTACTGCTTGA